The Chloroflexota bacterium DNA segment GGTGACAATGAGGATCGTATCAGCGCTGCTTTGTGCGATGCGCTGGCCCGCGCCGATGTGGTTATTGCTACCGGAGGCCTGGGCCCGACGGTAGATGACGTTACCCGCCAGGCTGTAGCCCGGGCCGTAAACCGTCCGTTAGTATTGCACCCCGAATTACTCACGCAGATTGAGGCCAGGTTTCGTTCCCTTGGCGTCACCATGACCGAGAACAATCGCCGCCAGGCCTATATTCCCCAAGGGGCCATCGTGATCGAAAATCCGGTGGGCACTGCCCCAGCCTTCATTGTCGAGCAGGATGAGAAGTCCATTGTTGTTCTCCCCGGCGTGCCTCATGAGATGCGCTATCTGCTGGAAACCCATGTGCTACCGCATCTGCAGGCGAAGATGGGTGAATCAATGGTCATTCTCACCCGCGTGTTACACACCGCTGGCCTTGGCGAAAGCCAAGTGGACATGCTCATCCAGGATCTCGAAGAGGGCACCAACCCTACTGTCGGTCTTTCCGCCCACCCCGGTCAGACGGATATACGTATTACGGCCAAGGCACCAGACCGAGCGGCGGCACAGGCACTCATAGCGCCAATAGAAGCACAAGTGCGAGAACGACTGGGCGTTGCAATTTATGGCGCGGATGGAGAGCGACTGGAAGACGTCATAATAAGGCTGCTTCAAAAGCAGCGGCAGACACTCGTAGTTGTGGAGAGTGTATCTGGCGGAATGGTAGCAAGCCGCCTTTCCTGTGTCGCGGGAGCGAAGGGATTTTTCCTCGGTGGGCTGGTAATGCCTGATCTGGCATCTGCCTTGCGCCAATTAGGGATTCCCAACTCCAGTGAGGGGGAATGCGGTGTGGCCGCACATCTGGTTGCGAGAGCGCGTGAGGCTTACAAAGCAGATTGGGCTCTTGCTGTGCTGGAAAATGGGGATGAGGGCAGTGTGTGTTTGGCATTGGCAACCGTCGTGGAAACCAGCCACCGCCTGCTGAGGCGTCGAGACGAGCCAGAGATTACAAAATTGTGGTTGGCCAACGTGGCACTGGACTTTCTTCGCCGGAGACTGTTAAAAGATCACCTGTAAGGATGCCCTTTCATCCACCCTCTCCCTGCTAAACAAATTACACATCGCGTGTATTCATTCGGTTGGCGGACGGGTTTTCAAACCCGCACCCGTCAATGGCAGGACGATGATCTTATCTTTATCAAGCAGTGAATTCAACTGCGATAGCGCAGCGAAGGGTGCCGCCGATGTAGGTTCGATGTACAAGCCCATGTGGGCCAATGCCCTTCGCGCCGCAAGGATGTGATCGTCGTCCACAGTGACAAACGTGCCACTCGTTTCACGTACGACGCGCAGGATTGCTGCCCCATGCACTGGTTGGACGATACGTATGCCCTCGGCTACGGTCTCGCCTGGCTGAATAGCGGGTGCCTCAGAGAGGCCATTATGGTAGGCCAGGTAAAGCGGGGCACATGCTGTGGCCTGAACACCGATGAATCGCGGTAATCGGTGAATTAGACCCGCCTCGCGCAAGGCGAGGAAGCCTTGGTACGTTCCTAGAAGCAGCGTTCCGTGGCCGACCGGAAAGACGATGCTATCCGGCACATTTCCCTCTAACTGTTCCCAGAGTTCGTAGGCGAAGGTGCGCATGCCGAAAAGCGCCAGCGGGTTATAATAGTGGCTAGCATAGTATGCGCCTTTTGCAGCCGCTTGTTGGGCAGCGCGAGCAGCATTCTCTCGTGGACCGGGCACGCGAACGAGCCTGGCCCCGTAAATCTCGATCTGCGCAGTCTTCGCTGGTGAGGTGTAGGCTGGGACGTAGATATGTGCCTCTATGCCAGCCCGGCCTGCGTAGGCAGCTAATGCCGCCCCGGCGTTACCAGACGAATCCTCGACTACAAGCCGAACTCCCATCGCGTTTAGCACTGTCACCAGCACTGATGCCCCGCGGTCTTTAAATGAGCCAGTGGGATTCACAAACTCTAGTTTGCAGTAGTACTCACGATTCCCCCAGGGAACCGTTATCAGCGGTGTGAGACCCTCGCCCAACGTCACCGGATTGGATCTGGGGGGCAGGGGCAATGAGGCTCGATAACGCCATAGCCCCCACGTTTCCCTTTCGATTTGGGCAGCGTCGAAGGCGGGAGCACCCTCGAGGTCAAAAAGGCCACCGCAGGTGCAGACCCACATGCGGGTGCAGAAGTCATATGTTTTGTGGCAACGAGTGCAACGGAAAGTGGTAGTCACTGGTGCATCTCCGATCCGATCTATCTGTTTCGACGTGCTGCCTGGTGTGTATCAACACGCTCCAGCCGAATCTGATGGCCGCCAGGTTCCCGTTGCTCGGCAGTGTAGCACAGGCATACTATGATGTCAACTCACCAATACGGTTACAGCGCCGTTTCGGCTGCGGCGTGATGAACATTCGATCGCCTTGCCCAGATCAGGATGGTGATGGAATCAGTCAGAGGGTTTGACAAATTCCAGTAGCAACTTATAATATTAACTAAAGTGAATAGAAACTTTTGGCTCTGGCGAATCCCCATTGGGGGAACGGGGGAACCGGTTTTGGTGGGGTGAACTCGCCTCGGCGAGCAGGAGCGTCTTCCCTTCGAACCCGTCAGCTAACCTCGTAGCCTGTGGAAGATAGGGCTGTACAAGCGGTCAACGACGTCTTTCAGAAAAGCACATGCTTTGTGGGCAGTCCAATGACCGTTTTTTCTTGCTTGAGGTACCATGCCGGGCCCAAAGGCCCGGTTTTCTATTTCTTTGGGAAGTGAAGTGCCCTCGAGCGGCAACTGGAGGCCATGATGAAGGGAGTTATTTTGGCTGCAGGTTTTGGCGCCCGATTGGATCCCTTAACACGAGATCGTCCTAAGCCCCTCGTTCCCCTATTGGAACGCCCTTTGATCGATTACACGATCGAGGCCTTTGTTCAATGCGGTTTTACTGAACTCGGGGTTATTCTGAGTCATAACGGGAGGGTGCTGCAACACTATCTGGGAGATGGCAGTCGATACGGCTTAGCGATCCACTGCCTGCACAACCATCTTTATCCCCGAGGCAATGCCACCTCTATTCTGGCTGCACGTGACTTCGTCGGTCAGGAACCCTTTGTCGTCTCTATGAGCGACCATTTAATCTCACCACAAATCTTATCAACGCTTCTTTCTCATATTCATATTGCTGACCACAGCGTATTATGCGTGGATTTCGAGGCCAAGGCCGCGCCGTTGCTCAACGACGCCACCAAAGTCTGGTTAGCCCGAGATGGTTACGTCGTGCGCATAGGTAAGGGGTTGAAACGCTGGCATGCTGTTGACGTGGGTGTATTTCTATTCCAGCCCCGTATCCTGGACCACATTGTTGAGATGCTACATCACTGCGACGGACCCTACACCATCACCCGTGCGGTGCGAAGGATGATCGCCCACGGCGATCGCCTGGGCACCTGCGATGTTTCAGGTCATTTCTGGTTAGATATAGATACGTGGGAAGATCTGATTTATGCCCGAAAGGTCCTGCGGATTGGATTGTCACGGCTGGATTTGCAGGCCTCGGAATTGAGCGAGGAAGGCATCTATGCAAACCGTTATTTTGGCCAATCGGCATAGCGATGAGGCCATCTTAGCCTTGCGGCCCGTGTGCGGTGTGCCGCTCATTCGTCGCCACCTCCAAGTCTTACGGACAACAGAGTGGCGGGATATCATGGTGGTCGTTTCCTCAGGAGACGAGGAGGCGATCAGAGAATCCATTGGCGATCCTGTGTCGCTGGGCGTGCGCGTGGTGTATCTCCAAGCACCACGAGGAGAACTCCCCACTCGACAACTCCTCGAGGGTACATGCGGTGACATCCTGATACTCGAAGGTCATTACGTGATCGAGGACATGTTGCTCACCGCACTGGTGACGAGTGGGGTCCCAGCCTTCCTCTGTGATAGCCAGCCCGAAGGATATGCTCCCCTAGTAGTGGGTGTGCAGAGGGGGAGGGCAGTGATGATCGGGGCTGCGTCTGATGTGCATGCTTGCGCCTATGTTGGTGCGGTTTTCCTGCCCAGGCCCTTCCTGCTAAAACTTGGTGCTATCGGCGAAAGCCT contains these protein-coding regions:
- a CDS encoding CinA family nicotinamide mononucleotide deamidase-related protein, which produces MRAEILTIGTELLLGEIVDTNAAYIAKHLADIGIDHYYTVTVGDNEDRISAALCDALARADVVIATGGLGPTVDDVTRQAVARAVNRPLVLHPELLTQIEARFRSLGVTMTENNRRQAYIPQGAIVIENPVGTAPAFIVEQDEKSIVVLPGVPHEMRYLLETHVLPHLQAKMGESMVILTRVLHTAGLGESQVDMLIQDLEEGTNPTVGLSAHPGQTDIRITAKAPDRAAAQALIAPIEAQVRERLGVAIYGADGERLEDVIIRLLQKQRQTLVVVESVSGGMVASRLSCVAGAKGFFLGGLVMPDLASALRQLGIPNSSEGECGVAAHLVARAREAYKADWALAVLENGDEGSVCLALATVVETSHRLLRRRDEPEITKLWLANVALDFLRRRLLKDHL
- a CDS encoding NTP transferase domain-containing protein, producing MMKGVILAAGFGARLDPLTRDRPKPLVPLLERPLIDYTIEAFVQCGFTELGVILSHNGRVLQHYLGDGSRYGLAIHCLHNHLYPRGNATSILAARDFVGQEPFVVSMSDHLISPQILSTLLSHIHIADHSVLCVDFEAKAAPLLNDATKVWLARDGYVVRIGKGLKRWHAVDVGVFLFQPRILDHIVEMLHHCDGPYTITRAVRRMIAHGDRLGTCDVSGHFWLDIDTWEDLIYARKVLRIGLSRLDLQASELSEEGIYANRYFGQSA
- a CDS encoding threonine synthase, which translates into the protein MTTTFRCTRCHKTYDFCTRMWVCTCGGLFDLEGAPAFDAAQIERETWGLWRYRASLPLPPRSNPVTLGEGLTPLITVPWGNREYYCKLEFVNPTGSFKDRGASVLVTVLNAMGVRLVVEDSSGNAGAALAAYAGRAGIEAHIYVPAYTSPAKTAQIEIYGARLVRVPGPRENAARAAQQAAAKGAYYASHYYNPLALFGMRTFAYELWEQLEGNVPDSIVFPVGHGTLLLGTYQGFLALREAGLIHRLPRFIGVQATACAPLYLAYHNGLSEAPAIQPGETVAEGIRIVQPVHGAAILRVVRETSGTFVTVDDDHILAARRALAHMGLYIEPTSAAPFAALSQLNSLLDKDKIIVLPLTGAGLKTRPPTE